One genomic segment of Oenanthe melanoleuca isolate GR-GAL-2019-014 chromosome 5, OMel1.0, whole genome shotgun sequence includes these proteins:
- the DIO3 gene encoding thyroxine 5-deiodinase, translating to MLHSVGVHTLQLLTQAAACILLFPRFLLTAVMLWLLDFLCIRKKMLTMPTAEEAASATEETPPDDPPVCVSDSNRMFTLESLKAVWHGQKLDFFKSAHVGSLAPNPEVIQLDGQKRLRILDFARGKRPLILNFGSCTUPPFMARLRSFQRLAAHFVDIADFLLVYIEEAHPSDGWVSSDAAYNIPKHQCLQDRLRAAQLMREGAPDCPLAVDTMDNASSAAYGAYFERLYIIQEEKVMYQGGRGPEGYKISELRNWLDQYKTRLQSPSTVVIQV from the coding sequence ATGCTCCACTCCGTCGGCGTTCACACCTTGCAGCTGCTCACCCAGGCGGCCGCCTGCATCCTCCTATTTCCCCGCTTCCTGCTCACCGCCGTGATGCTCTGGCTCCTGGATTTTCTGTGCATTAGGAAGAAGATGCTGACGATGCCCACGGCGGAGGAGGCGGCCAGCGCCACCGAGGAGACGCCCCCCGACGACCCCCCGGTCTGCGTGTCCGACTCCAACCGCATGTTCACGCTGGAGTCGCTGAAAGCCGTGTGGCACGGGCAAAAGCTGGACTTCTTCAAGTCGGCGCACGTGGGTTCCTTGGCCCCTAACCCCGAGGTGATCCAGCTGGACGGGCAGAAGAGGCTCCGCATCCTGGACTTCGCCCGCGGCAAGAGACCCCTCATCCTCAACTTCGGCAGCTGCACCTGACCCCCGTTCATGGCCCGCCTGAGGTCCTTCCAGCGCCTGGCCGCGCACTTCGTGGACATTGCCGACTTCCTGCTGGTGTACATCGAAGAAGCACACCCGTCCGACGGCTGGGTCAGCTCGGACGCAGCCTACAATATCCCCAAGCACCAGTGCCTCCAGGACAGGCTGCGGGCAGCTCAGCTTATGAGGGAAGGGGCGCCCGATTGTCCCCTGGCCGTGGACACCATGGACAATGCTTCCAGCGCCGCCTACGGTGCCTACTTCGAGAGGCTCTACATCATCCAGGAGGAGAAGGTGATGTACCAGGGAGGCAGAGGACCAGAGGGCTACAAGATCTCGGAGCTGAGGAACTGGCTAGACCAGTACAAAACCCGGCTCCAGAGCCCCAGCACGGTGGTCATCCAAGTGTAA